The following coding sequences are from one Patagioenas fasciata isolate bPatFas1 chromosome 23, bPatFas1.hap1, whole genome shotgun sequence window:
- the LOC139825529 gene encoding uncharacterized protein — translation MAFPQRGEKDHLPQCYHSPEQTRTSLSLELAHEWHPVPRTTPRCCSEEPSPFPFLEDAAGKRLLRRARLPPHRLPALTVTPEQGQKAEGSEPRARQLPVIQRSCLKEKEEKGKLPPLVAPREVDFIARAIERREKNKREKKKEEKLPQYIQKFLEGEEKKKKEAAVGEKSKRPSAGAMKAKAEAEKETPGVEGEAENPEEMQRSQESSSPECSSDSSPSSVESDESSCDLLEIRTIMEDWEEAREEPPTVPEDNSVPPKRSLSPRTDRALREVVTCILGQVARKRRGERDEQLDLQDKLQW, via the exons atggctttcccccaaaggggtgaaaaggaccaccttccccagtgttaccacagccccgagcagacccgcacgtcactctccttggaactggcacacgagtggcacccggttcccagaacaacaccgagatgctgttctgaagaaccgtctcctttcccgtttctagaggatgctgccgggaagcgcctcctccgtcgagccaggcttcctccacatcggttacctgccctgactgtgacgccggagcagggtcagaaagccgaggggagtgagcctcgcgccag gcagctaccggtcatccagaggagctgcttgaaggaaaaggaggagaaaggaaagctaccgcctctggttgcccccagagaagtggacttcatagccagagccattgagaggagagaaaag aataaacgggagaagaagaaagaggagaagcttccacagtatatccagaaattcctggaaggagaggaaaagaagaaaaaagaggcggcggtaggggaaaaaagtaaacggccgtcagccggagcaatgaaagcaaaggccgaggcagaaaaggagacacccggtgtggaaggagaggcagaaaacccagaggagatgcagaggagccag gaatccagctcccccgagtgctcctcagacagctccccgagcagcgtggagtcagacgagtccagctgtgacctgctggagatcaggaccattatggaggactgggaagaggccagagaagagccccccacagtccctgaggacaacagcgtccccccgaagcg gagcctttccccacggacagaccgggccctgcgggaggtggtgacctgcatcctggggcaggtggcccgcaagaggagaggggagagggatgagcagctggatctgcaggacaagctccagtggtaa